The genomic window GCGGCGAGTCCGCGGACGTGCTCCTGCACCCCGCCCGGGAGCGCCATGGAGTACGGACAGACGATGGCGACGTTCACCGCCGTCCCCCGCGGTAGCCGGGGTCGGAGGGCCAGTTGGGCTGGAAGAGGTGCCACTGTCCGGGGTCGCGTCGGATCAGCTCCTCGAGACGATGGGCGACGAGCTGGGTGAGCCGGGTCGTGTCGTCGGGGTCGGTCTTCCCCTTCGCGACCTCGATCGGCTCGAGGATCACCCCGTGGTACCGCCCCCTGGGGCGCTGGAACATCCCCCCCACGATCAAGGGGGCTCCCGTGCGTCGGGCGAGGACGGCCGGGCCGGAGGGGAGGAACGTCCGCTCCCCGAAGAACTCGACCTCGACGCCGGTCCCCGAGATGTCGCGATCCGCCACGAGCGCGGCGATCGCGCCGGAAGCGAGCCCCGACAGCAGGGCACGCGCCGAGCGGGACTCCCCGAGCGGGTGCACCTCGATGCCTGCCTGCCGGCGCAGCGTCGAGAAGAGGTCGAAGAGCTCCGGAGGCTCCAGCCTCTCGGCGACCGCAACCGTCCGCCACCCCTGGGAGGCCAGCCACAGCCCGGCGACGTCCCACGATCCCACGTGAGGCGTCACGAATAGGACCCCGCGCCCCGCATCGAGATGCCCTGCGAGGTGATGGACCCCCTCGCAGGTCACTCGTTCGGCGATCCTCTCCAGCCCGGGAGCCGGGATACGCAGCGTCTCCGCCCAGTACCGCGCGTAGGACCTGAACGCGAGGTCCACGGCCCTCTCCACCCGGGCGGGGCCGACGACGCGGGCCATGTTCCGCCGGACGACGGCGCGGCGGCGGCCGTTGAGACGTCCGATCGCCAGGCCGGCCGCCTCGGCCGCGGGGAGCAGGAGGGGGCCGGGGATGCGGGAGGTGAGGGCCTGTCCGCTCCGGTAGAGGAGGTACGCCGGGTGCCGGCGTCCGGAACGATCAGCGGGCACGGGCCTGGCGGCCGACGTGGACGAGCCGCTGGACGACGGTGACCGCGGACGCCACGGCGAGGACGGCCAGGACCGGGGTGAGGATGGAGAGGACCAGACCGACGATCAAGGCGATGATGCGTTCGGCGCGTTCGGCGAAGCCGACCTTGCAGTCGAATCCGAGGGACTCGGCCTTCGCGCGGACGTACGAGACGGCGCCTCCCAGCACCAACGAGGCCAGGGCGAGGGCGACCCCGACCTCGTCGCCTCGCTGGGCGAGCGCGTAGACGATCGCCCCGAGGATCACGCCGTCGGTCAGGCGATCGGTCACCGAGTCGAGGAAGGCGCCCATGCGCGATGCCT from Actinomycetota bacterium includes these protein-coding regions:
- a CDS encoding phosphatidylinositol mannoside acyltransferase produces the protein MPADRSGRRHPAYLLYRSGQALTSRIPGPLLLPAAEAAGLAIGRLNGRRRAVVRRNMARVVGPARVERAVDLAFRSYARYWAETLRIPAPGLERIAERVTCEGVHHLAGHLDAGRGVLFVTPHVGSWDVAGLWLASQGWRTVAVAERLEPPELFDLFSTLRRQAGIEVHPLGESRSARALLSGLASGAIAALVADRDISGTGVEVEFFGERTFLPSGPAVLARRTGAPLIVGGMFQRPRGRYHGVILEPIEVAKGKTDPDDTTRLTQLVAHRLEELIRRDPGQWHLFQPNWPSDPGYRGGRR
- a CDS encoding CDP-alcohol phosphatidyltransferase family protein, coding for MLDSKARDLLEGVSSTAGRIVARTGLTPNAVTAGGLAVVVVAAWLVVQDRMVAGGVVLAASGLFDFLDGAVARATGKASRMGAFLDSVTDRLTDGVILGAIVYALAQRGDEVGVALALASLVLGGAVSYVRAKAESLGFDCKVGFAERAERIIALIVGLVLSILTPVLAVLAVASAVTVVQRLVHVGRQARAR